AGTTACTTCTTGAGTTCCCGTCCCAGAAGCCCCTACTACACCAATATTTCCCTTCTTAACCACATTGGCAAAGGCTAATGGTACATTGTTAATAATGGCTGTTCCACAATCTGGACCCATCATGAGTAGTCCCTTTTCACTAGCTAGTTCCTTTAATTTTCTTTCATCTTCCATAGATACATTGTCACTAAATAACATTACGTGAAGACCTTTATTTAAAGCCTTTCTAGCCTCACCTGCTGCATATTTACCTGGTACAGATATTAAAGCTAAATTTAGATTTGGTTCATATTTAAGGGCAGAATCTAATGTGGCTGGTCTATAATCTAAACTACTTTCCTTTTTCTTTTCATTTAAAAGTTTATCTACCTTATCTAATATGATTTCTTTCTCTATGGACTCATGGCATAATACACTTACAAAGAAATCATTTGGACTGGCACTTTTAATGTCCTCACTACTTATGTTTATCATTTCAGCCAATTCCTTATTTAAGTCTGTTGCCATTCCCACTAGGGCTTCTTTAATGCCTTCCATCTTCTTTAACTCTTTAGAGATGAGCATTAAGGTAACCGAATCGTAATACGTATTTTTTCTTATTTCATGACAGACTTTCATCATAATACACCTCCATTTTCTACTATTATTTTGAAAGCCACATATATTCCACAACTTATGTCTGTTCCTGAAGTGCCTCCTACTTTAAGTAGATTTTTTAAGTTATCCTTTAACTTAGCTTCATTGTTCTTACTTAAAATAGATAAAATGACATTCTTAATTGGTAATCCTACCTTTCCCTTAGCTGCCCAATAAAGAAGGTTTTCACTAAGTAGGGTAGTTTTATTTTCTATGTCCTCTACTAAAGCCCTGTTGAATCTTTCCATTTTCAAATCGAAATGCTTATCTAGATATATAAAAGATATTATTACTCCTAATAAAAAATCATCAGTAGAAGGAGTAAGGCCTGGGCCAAAACCTATTATTTGATTAGTTATCCTACTAATCCTTTGTATATCCACATCTCTACATGCATCTAAAAAGATTTTAATTCTTGGTAATATGAATTTAGAATATTCATCTAGTACTCTATCTTTTCTTTTGCATATACTCGTATTGAAAATACAACTTCCAATTCCATCTAAATTCCCTAGTTTATATAAGGTATCTTCCATAGTATCTAATTTGCTTAAAATATTTTTAACACTATCCTTTGTATAGGAAAAATTCGGTGACAAATTAAAGGGCTCACAATTTTGTAGGAATATAACTTCCTCTGAGTTAGAAAAATTAATTTTTTCTTCGTTAAATCTAACCTCATCATTCTGCCTTATATGTAATTCTTTTAACTTCTTATTGTCCACTACTATAGTCATGGGCCCCATCATTTCTTCATCATTTAATATGGATATGATTTTGTGGTTATACATTAAATTGATTGCTCTATTAAAAACTGAGTGAACATTTGCTCTCTTTATATGACCATCTTCAATTTGTCTTTTTAAATCTGAACAAATTCTTTTAGCATCCATAATAACCATTTCCCTTTTCTAATTAAGTTTCATATTCAATTAATATGTGTCTTTGTGTCTATCTACTAAATACAAGCTCTATCTGTTATGGTAATCTTGCAAACAATCCTTATCTCATTTAATCTACCTTAACTATATACAATTACACGACTTAAAGCTTTATATATAATTTCTAAACTTAAGCCTTTGCCTTTTGTAAACTTTCACCATAGGGCCAGTTAATAAGGGCTCTACATTACCCATTGGCACATAATAGTTTAAAACATAATTAAAGCTCCTAATTCACATGAACTAGGAGCTTATTAACATTATTTATTTTATTAAATTTTCATATATACTTAATCTTATTTCAAAGCACTTTTCAAGTGACCAACAACTTGTTTTCTGTGATTCTTTATAAGTAGAGGTAATCTATCATTAATATTTTTAAATTCTACTTCATTTATGTATCCATGCTTTAAAAGAAGTTCTGGAACAATACAATCTAGGGCTCTGTAATTACCATCTTCTATCTTTACGGCAATTCCAATTCCTTCTTCCAAAATAGACATGGAATAAACGCACTCGGCTCCTAATTTAGCTAGGATTCTGCCCTTTGTTTCTTCCATGATAATAGTGTCCAGACGCCTAGTTCCGGCCACATAAAAGGGAGCTAATGTCATAGCCTCAACAATAACCTTTAAGGCTTTATTTCTCTCCTCTGTTCCCCCATTACCACTGGCTAGTTTAGCATATGCTAATGCCATATTATATATGGGTAGCCCATGGACAGGAACACCACACCCATCAATGGCAATTGAAATATGATCTTCATCAATACCAGCCATCTGAGAAACGGTCTTTAACATTTCCCTTTGGATAGGATGATCTGGCATAATATAATCCTTTAGTTCCATATCCTTCAAAATCCCTAGGGCTAACATTCCACTATGCTTTCCAGAACAAGGATTATTTGCTTGGGTAAAAGGAGTCCCTTCCTTAAGTAATCGTTTAGACGTACCATTATGCATAGGCATGGAAATACCACAATCTAGGTCCTCCAAGCCCTTTCCTATCTTTTGTAATAAACTATTTAACACTTTCTCATGTTCTGCTTCTCCACCATGAGACGAAGTAATTAAAGCCAATTCTTCTCTACTTATATTAAACTTATCCAACCCTCCAGCTTCAACTAAAGGAATGGCTTGAATAGGTTTTGCAGCTGATCTCCAAAATGTCCTTTTAAGCTTATCACCATATTCAAATATAACCTTACCTTGAGAGTCAACGCCTACCACGTCTCCCCTATGTATACTCTCTACTTCCGTTCCCCTATACACATGTACCAACTCTACTGACATAATAATCCCCCCATCTTTAAATACTTTAGTTTATCTAAAACTTTTTTATTAATTAACTCTTTTTTCATTATATAATTAATAAATATTTGCCCATTATGATGTTTATTTTGCTCTGTAATACATATGTATCCTTTCTTTTCAAAGAAAGGGTGAGCTGTAATACTTGCCTCTGTATATAACTCCACATAACCTAATCTTATTGCTTCCTCTTCTAATCTATTTAATAGTATTGAGGCAATTCCCCTACTCTGATAATCCTTATGAATGAAAAGTTTATCTATATATGATTCATCATCTAAGTCACCAAAGCCAATGATTTTTTCATCTTCTACTACTACATAGGTTATGTTCTTTTCTAGTGAATTTAGCCACCTTAACCTATTTGGCTTTTCAGGTGCCCATGCATCTAATTGCTCTTTATTGTAATCTTTAGAGTTTACATGATGGACCGTATCATAAAATAACTGTAATACTCCATCTAAATCAGATTTTTCAAACCTTCTAATCTTCATTTTAACTCTCCCTTTTAAATTAAGGTAGTTTTACTTATATACTACTTCAAATTCCTCACACACTACTAACATATCTTCTGAAAATACCTTCCCTTGATCTTTTAATTCTCTAGTAAAAAAATCTATGTGTACATCTCTCCAGTACTTTAAAGATTTATCTCCTTCTCCTTCAGTTTTTGCAAATTCTTCTGTTACCTGATTAAAAGGCACTAACATTACTTTCTTTGCCTGAATAATACATTGAGCTATACCGTCCCAATTAGTGATTATACTCAAATCACCTTCTTTAGGTAGAGGCTCATTCTCTACTTCATACCAATAATACAATCCAGCAGTTGCTCTTTTAACTTTATCTTTAACTAATTTAGCTAAGTCATTAGCACTTTTTTCATTATCACAAAAGTACCATGAAGTATAACTTTTATCAGTATTTTTAATTTGTTCCCCTATGGATTTTAAATACAGCTTCCACATTTCTTCCACTGACTTGTGCTCTTTTCTCATATTCCCTTCATTTATCACAATATGACCTCCATTTAATTGAGCATCTTTATCTAATCTGTTAGGTATATTTGATCTCCTAAGACTCCCTCATATTAGTCAATTTTTAACATAGTTGCCCTATCATTTTCTATGGTAAAAATCAGAAAATCGTCATCTTCATAAACACAATCTTTTTCATATCTAAAATCTTTATCTTTCAACATTACAAAATACCCAATTTCTTCATCCAGTTCAAAGACAGGGCACTCTTCAAACCTTACATCGCCAATATAAATTGCTCTTATCTTTTTCATTTTTTAACCCCTGCTAATAGAAATACTCTACCTTGATTTTTATCATTATTTTTTATCTCCTCCGCTCCCATTATAATCTCCCCTCTCCAAGATTCTTACAATTACCCTTTACTGAAATATCATATTTACATTCTTAGGATTAAAAATAGTCTTTCTTTCAAAATACTCTTTTTCTTTAATAAAAACATAATCATACATACGCATACTTGCTGAACCAGGCTGTAGGGTTGTTATATGCATCTTATTATCTACATCTGACGTATATACCCACATATCTATTTTTCCTAACTGGATATATTCGTTAAAAAGAACAAATTCACCATCAGTGTCTTTTACTAAGAGTAGCCAATATTGTCCATCATCCCACATAATCTCACCCTTTGAGTCTTTCATAGCTACTGTATATAGCTCTACATTTTCTTCTTCATTGTCTCCATCAATATCAATACTATATTGTTGAAGTAGGGTTAATTCTTTTGTATCTATTCTTTCTTGTGATTTTAATATCTTTTCCGTTTCAACGTCTTCCTTTACTCTATTAGGCAAATAAGGTTTATATAATATTCCCACAATAAATATGGCAATTACAAAGATTATAATCTTCATATTGTTTTTCATTCCCATCCCTCATTTCACTATTTTTATATTAATCTATATTCATTTAAATGATATTAAATATTTTTTCAATATGTTCACCCTTGTTCTTC
This window of the Anaeromicrobium sediminis genome carries:
- a CDS encoding asparaginase, with translation MSVELVHVYRGTEVESIHRGDVVGVDSQGKVIFEYGDKLKRTFWRSAAKPIQAIPLVEAGGLDKFNISREELALITSSHGGEAEHEKVLNSLLQKIGKGLEDLDCGISMPMHNGTSKRLLKEGTPFTQANNPCSGKHSGMLALGILKDMELKDYIMPDHPIQREMLKTVSQMAGIDEDHISIAIDGCGVPVHGLPIYNMALAYAKLASGNGGTEERNKALKVIVEAMTLAPFYVAGTRRLDTIIMEETKGRILAKLGAECVYSMSILEEGIGIAVKIEDGNYRALDCIVPELLLKHGYINEVEFKNINDRLPLLIKNHRKQVVGHLKSALK
- a CDS encoding ASCH domain-containing protein; translated protein: MINEGNMRKEHKSVEEMWKLYLKSIGEQIKNTDKSYTSWYFCDNEKSANDLAKLVKDKVKRATAGLYYWYEVENEPLPKEGDLSIITNWDGIAQCIIQAKKVMLVPFNQVTEEFAKTEGEGDKSLKYWRDVHIDFFTRELKDQGKVFSEDMLVVCEEFEVVYK
- a CDS encoding DUF2877 domain-containing protein; the protein is MDAKRICSDLKRQIEDGHIKRANVHSVFNRAINLMYNHKIISILNDEEMMGPMTIVVDNKKLKELHIRQNDEVRFNEEKINFSNSEEVIFLQNCEPFNLSPNFSYTKDSVKNILSKLDTMEDTLYKLGNLDGIGSCIFNTSICKRKDRVLDEYSKFILPRIKIFLDACRDVDIQRISRITNQIIGFGPGLTPSTDDFLLGVIISFIYLDKHFDLKMERFNRALVEDIENKTTLLSENLLYWAAKGKVGLPIKNVILSILSKNNEAKLKDNLKNLLKVGGTSGTDISCGIYVAFKIIVENGGVL
- a CDS encoding GNAT family N-acetyltransferase, which encodes MKIRRFEKSDLDGVLQLFYDTVHHVNSKDYNKEQLDAWAPEKPNRLRWLNSLEKNITYVVVEDEKIIGFGDLDDESYIDKLFIHKDYQSRGIASILLNRLEEEAIRLGYVELYTEASITAHPFFEKKGYICITEQNKHHNGQIFINYIMKKELINKKVLDKLKYLKMGGLLCQ